The uncultured Roseibium sp. DNA segment TCCAGCGCTGGTCTGGCGGCTGGCGAGGAAGTACCGCTTCCGACCGAGACCCTGACGATCGCGACGGAAAAGGGGCCGCAGCAGTTCACCGTCGAAGTTGCCGCAACGGATGCGCAAAAGGCGAAGGGCCTGATGTACCGTGAGAGAATGGCGCTCAACGAGGGCATGCTGTTTCTGTTCCAGGCTGCGGGGGACCGGTATTTCTGGATGAAGAACACGCCCTTGTCGCTGGATATCATTTTCATCGGCGACAACGGCCGGATTGTCCATATCGCGGAAGGAACCACCCCGTTTTCGGAGGAGACCATTTCCTCGCGGGGGCCGGCGCGATACGTGCTGGAGGTGCTCGCCGGCACGTCGCGGCGGCTCGGGATCAAGCCGGGTGATCAGGTTCGCTCAAGTTCGATCAAGTAACATTTGGTTGGAATAACGCCATTGGGTGCATTCTTTTCCCGTCCAGGATTACGTGCCCTCGGCAATTCTGCGTAGGAAATTCTAAATACATTTGTTCGAAAGTCGTGAAATGAACTTGGCGTGTGATGCAGGACAATGAGCACACATTTCATCCGTGACGGCTCTGACGAAAGCGCGCTTCTCGGGTGCCTGATGGAAACCATGCATCAGGGGATCACGATCATCGACGCGGATCTGAATGTGGTCCTTCTCAACGCGGCTGCGCGACGTCTTTTAAATTTCCCCGACGATGCCATTGGCGATAACCCGACCCTGGAAGACCTGATCCGGTTCAACGCCAAACGCGGGGATTACGGTCCCGGCGACCCGGAAGAACAAGTCCGTTTGCGATTGGATCGGGCGAGGCGTTTCGAGCCGCATGACTTCGAGCGCGTCCGGCCGGACGGCACAATGCTGCGTATCCAGGGGACGCCGGCCGGAGATGGCGGTTTCGTCACGATCTACACCGATGTCACGCGCGAACGCACCCAGGAACGGGAATTGAACGATGTGCGGGCGCATCTGGAAGAGCGGCTCGATGACCGCACGCGCGAACTCCAGGACAGCCGCGATCTGCTTCTGAACGCGATCAACGCGGTGAAGGACGGTATGGGCATTTCCGATCCGCGGGGACGGGTGATGCTTGCCAACGATCGAATGCGGCAGATCTATCCGGGGGTCGACGAGCGCATCAAGGAGGGGATTTATGTTCCCGAACTTCTGAAGCTCATCTTTCCGGATGAACCTGAGATACCCTTCGAGGAGCTGATAAACCGGGCCGGTCCCTCCGAGGAAAAGCGGTTTCCCGATGGCAAGTGGTACCGGATCGACCGAACGCTGACGCCGGATGGCGGGATTATTTCCGTCTATGCGGACGTCACCGAATACAAGCAGCAGCAGGCCACGCTGATGGGGCAGGCCCACGAACTGGTCAAGCTGCTCAATCAGGAAAAGCGGCTCAGCGAATTGCAGCGGGATTTCGTCTCCATGGCGTCGCACGAGTTCCGTACGCCGCTCGCCATTATCGACAGCAACGCCCAACGGCTGATCCGTCGTTCCGACAAGCTTGAGCAGTCTGCGATTCTGGAGCGCGGGACGCGTATTCGGGATTCGGTCGGCCGGATGCAGTATCTGATCAACCGGTTTTTGAATTTCACCCGCTCGCAGGCTGGGGACATGGAGATCGATAGCCGCGATCAACCTGTGAAAGTCACTGTCAGCGAGTGTTGCCGCCGTTTTCAGGACAGCTGTTCAAGCCACCGGATCGTCCTCGATACGGGCAACCTGCCGGAGATCCTGCGCTTCGACCGGAAACTGCTTGAGCTGTGCATCGACAACCTTCTGTCCAACGCGGTGAAATATTCGCCCGATGCGGCAGAGATCCGGGTGACAGGTCACGCAGACGGGAACTGGGCGGCGATCTGCGTTGAAGATGACGGACTGGGTATTCCGGAAACCGAACACCGGAAAGTCTTCGATCGTTACTTCCGGGCCTCTACATCCAGCGGCATTGCCGGTACCGGTATCGGCCTCAACATGATCTCGATGATTATGGACAAGCACCGCGGGAAGGTCGACCTGGAGAGCCGGGTCGGGGAGGGAACCCGCGTGACGCTCCGCCTGCCGGTCGCGCAGGAAGATGCCGGGGAATGGCCCGAAAGGGCCCCCCTGCGGCGGTCGGCGACATCTGCCTGAGGGAGAGAAGAAGATGGCAGCCAAGGCAACTATTCTGTGTGTTGAGGATGAGGGGTACCTCCGCCAGGACCTTCGCGAAGAACTTGAGGAAGCCGGCTACGATGTCCTGACGGCGCCCGACGGCAAGGTGGCCATCGAGCGGATCGGGGAAAAAAGACCGGACCTGATTCTGTGCGACGTGATGATGCCGGAAATGGACGGCCTGGCATTTCTCACCTATATCCGCTCCGCCATGCCGGCTCTGAACGATGTGCCGCTCATCTTTCTGACGGCCAGGGGCATGCGCGAAGACATTGTCGCCGGCAAGCAGATGGGCGCGGACGATTATCTGACAAAGCCGGTCGACTACGATCTGCTTCTTGCGACCGTCGACGCCCATCTCAGGCAGGTTTCGCGGGTCGAGGAGCTTAACCGGATCCGGCTCCAGCAGATCTATCAGGAGGTCAAGCGCCTGCGCGGCTCGAAGGAGCCGTTGACGATCTCCATCGTCACAGGGAACCCGAAGGTGATCGCGCCGATCCGCGGTGCTCTTCTGGAGCTGGGCTGCAAGGTCCGGACCGTGCCCGAGGCCAATCTGGAAAACGGCGGGTCCCTGTTCGATGACGACAGCATTACAATCCTGACCTACAGCGAGGCGGTGAACCGGTATCTGACCCGGCAGGCAGGAACGGCCGGCATAGGGACCTCCAGGCGCGTGCTTCTGGCGCCGCCAAGCATGAGCGCGGCCCGCAAGGAGCGCCTGTTGGAAACCGGCCTGGATGATTTCATCGACTATCCCTACAAGCCGGTGGATGTATTCAAGGTCGTCATGGATCGGCTGCAGGAGGTTCGTCTGCCAAGCGCGCAGGCTGCCGGCTGATTTTAACGCAGCAATATCCACTGACGGGATATGTCGCCCCTTGCGTCCGCGCGGCGATTGCGTATAAGTCAGCACCTGTTCGCGACAAGCGACACGATCGGGGTATAGCGCAGCCTGGTAGCGCATCTGGTTTGGGACCAGAGGGTCGCAAGTTCGAATCTTGCTGCCCCGACCATTTTTCAAGAAGTTTGATATTTTTAAAGATCGATGCGCTTTGAATTTTAGGCGCAGGCAACACGCTTTCTCCCGCGAGAAACATAGCCTCTTGATGACCGTTGCGGGGGGAGGAGTTGAACAGTTGCACGATAATGAGAGGTTAAACCGAGGCGGGTGGAAACTGCTGGGCCAAGGGTCAGAGCGGTGGGTGAGTGCCCAAACGCCGGTAAAGCTTACCGAACTCTTACTCGGTCTCCTTCAATTTATCGAAAACTGCGTTTGGGTCTCGAACCTGGATTTCAGATGTTTTGTGTAGCTTCTCCTTCAAATCCTGTCGGGGAGAAGTGGATATGCGTAACAGGGCAGTTTTTTTTGCGA contains these protein-coding regions:
- a CDS encoding DUF192 domain-containing protein, with product MLRLLFPRLRFLFAAIVLSVGLSSAGLAAGEEVPLPTETLTIATEKGPQQFTVEVAATDAQKAKGLMYRERMALNEGMLFLFQAAGDRYFWMKNTPLSLDIIFIGDNGRIVHIAEGTTPFSEETISSRGPARYVLEVLAGTSRRLGIKPGDQVRSSSIK
- a CDS encoding response regulator, yielding MAAKATILCVEDEGYLRQDLREELEEAGYDVLTAPDGKVAIERIGEKRPDLILCDVMMPEMDGLAFLTYIRSAMPALNDVPLIFLTARGMREDIVAGKQMGADDYLTKPVDYDLLLATVDAHLRQVSRVEELNRIRLQQIYQEVKRLRGSKEPLTISIVTGNPKVIAPIRGALLELGCKVRTVPEANLENGGSLFDDDSITILTYSEAVNRYLTRQAGTAGIGTSRRVLLAPPSMSAARKERLLETGLDDFIDYPYKPVDVFKVVMDRLQEVRLPSAQAAG
- a CDS encoding PAS-domain containing protein, producing MSTHFIRDGSDESALLGCLMETMHQGITIIDADLNVVLLNAAARRLLNFPDDAIGDNPTLEDLIRFNAKRGDYGPGDPEEQVRLRLDRARRFEPHDFERVRPDGTMLRIQGTPAGDGGFVTIYTDVTRERTQERELNDVRAHLEERLDDRTRELQDSRDLLLNAINAVKDGMGISDPRGRVMLANDRMRQIYPGVDERIKEGIYVPELLKLIFPDEPEIPFEELINRAGPSEEKRFPDGKWYRIDRTLTPDGGIISVYADVTEYKQQQATLMGQAHELVKLLNQEKRLSELQRDFVSMASHEFRTPLAIIDSNAQRLIRRSDKLEQSAILERGTRIRDSVGRMQYLINRFLNFTRSQAGDMEIDSRDQPVKVTVSECCRRFQDSCSSHRIVLDTGNLPEILRFDRKLLELCIDNLLSNAVKYSPDAAEIRVTGHADGNWAAICVEDDGLGIPETEHRKVFDRYFRASTSSGIAGTGIGLNMISMIMDKHRGKVDLESRVGEGTRVTLRLPVAQEDAGEWPERAPLRRSATSA